A DNA window from Castanea sativa cultivar Marrone di Chiusa Pesio chromosome 7, ASM4071231v1 contains the following coding sequences:
- the LOC142643264 gene encoding eukaryotic translation initiation factor 3 subunit K: MGREVVQPPQQQQQQQQTVPYTVEQLVAVNPYNPDILPDLENYVNEQVSSQTYSLDANLCLLRLYQFEPERMSTQIVARILVKALMAMPAPDFSLCLFLIPERVQMEEQFKTLIVLSHYLETGRFRQFWDEAAKSRHIVEAVPGFEQAIQAYAIHVLSLTYQKVPRPVLAEAINIEGLSLDKFLEHQVANCGWILEKGHGRGQLIVLPRSEFNHPELKKNNADGIPFDHIARIFPILG; the protein is encoded by the exons atgGGGAGAGAGGTTGTTCAgccaccacaacaacaacaacaacaacaacaaacggTGCCGTATACGGTGGAGCAGCTGGTGGCTGTGAATCCGTACAATCCAGACATCCTTCCTGATCTCGAAAACTACGTTAACGAACAG GTGTCTTCACAAACATACAGTCTTGATGCAAATCTGTGCCTTCTTCGCCTTTATCAG TTTGAACCAGAGCGAATGAGTACCCAAATTGTGGCTCGCATTTTGGTCAAG GCACTCATGGCAATGCCAGCTCCAGATTTTAGCCTCTGTCTCTTTTTGATTCCAGAAAGAGTG CAAATGGAGGAGCAGTTCAAGACCCTGATAGTGCTCTCACACTATTTGGAG ACAGGAAGATTCCGTCAGTTCTGGGATGAAGCAGCTAAGAGTCGTCACATAGTTGAAGCTGTGCCAG GTTTTGAGCAAGCAATCCAAGCCTATGCAATTCATGTCCTTTCCTTGACTTATCAAAAAGTTCCCAGACCTGTGCTTGCTGAG GCTATCAACATTGAAGGTCTGTCCTTGGACAAATTCCTCGAGCACCAGGTAGCGAATTGTGGTTGGATCCTTGAGAAAGGTCATGGCAGAGGCCAACTCATTGTCCTACCTCGCAGTGAATTCAACCATCCTGAGCTGAAGAAAAACAATGCAGATGGCATTCCATTTGATCACATAGCCCGTATCTTTCCCATTCTTGGTTGA
- the LOC142643313 gene encoding phosphoinositide phosphatase SAC3: MAWCLENNGETLYSSQSSITEEPLAPPPPLSSNAYMQKFRLYETRSNFYMIGRDKGRTYWRVLKIDRLEPCELNIREDSTAYTERECSDLLRRINEGNKSTGGLKFVTTCYGIVGFIKFLGPYYMLLITKRRQIGAICGHTVYAVSKTEMIPFLNSTDESSIANSRNENRYKKLLCTVDLTKDFFFSYSYHVMRSLQKNLSNHETGHVLYETMFVWNEFLTREIRNHLQNTLWTVALVYGFFKQATLSVSGREFKVALIARRSRHYAGTRYLKRGVNEKGRVANDVETEQIVFEDVPEGFPMQISSVVQNRGSIPLFWSQETSRLNLKPDIILSKKDQNYEATRLHFENLVRRYGNPIIILNLIKTHEKKPRESILRAEFANAIEFINKDLSEENRLRFLHWDLHRHSRSKATNVLLLLGKVAAYALTITGFFYCQVTPALRHEGSLRWHSSENIDNGDLSPQRHYDTDDVDADNFERKLNGGKHGASDVANGNHSVKEPMFQRGVLRTNCIDCLDRTNVAQYAYGLAALGHQLHALGVIDKPKIDLDAPLADNLMGFYERMGDTLAHQYGGSAAHNKIFSERRGQWKAATQSQEFFRTLQRYYSNAYMDAEKQDAINVFLGHFQPQQGKPALWELGSDQHYDAVRNGQTNVDEDGRSIFKRSLSDGNLLRDISSPISATNVKQVKMSHSALPDQSQGASNFLSESSPEISTCGSDIAFSRYTPSMPSRQLFGDMQRDRCLESDRIYYSEHGDSSTCSNFVDLDWLSSSGNSCEEDQFERTSMLTNSPPAGLSSENVVNGVMGETTPSTSEYGYSMKNSEVLEDYSDCFVRWVDQGEALCH; the protein is encoded by the exons ATGGCGTGGTGCTTAGAGAACAACGGAGAAACTCTCTATTCTTCACAGTCCTCCATCACTGAAGAGCCTCTcgctcctcctcctcctctttcCTCCAATGCTTATATGCAGAAATTCAGGCTCTACGAGACTCGATCG AATTTTTACATGATAGGGAGGGACAAGGGTAGAACATATTGGAGAGTGCTAAAGATTGACCGGCTGGAGCCTTGTGAGTTAAACATTCGTGAAGATTCTACTGCATATACAGAAAGGGAATGCTCTGACCTTTTGAGGCGGATAAATGAAGGAAACAAGTCCACGGGTGGACTAAAGTTTGTCACTACTTGTTATGGAATTGTTG GATTCATCAAATTTTTGGGGCCTTATTATATGCTGCTTATCACAAAAAGAAGACAGATTGGTGCAATATGCGGTCATACTGTATATGCTGTCTCCAAGACTGAGATGATTCCGTTTCTGAATTCTACTGATGAGTCCAGTATCGCTAATTCTAGGAATGAGAACAG ATACAAGAAGCTCCTATGCACGGTGGATCTAACAAAGGACTTCTTTTTTAGCTACTCATATCATGTTATGCGTAGTCTTCAAAAGAACTTAAGTAATCACGAGACTGGCCATGTTCTCTACGAAACCATGTTTGTTTGGAATGAGTTCTTGACCCGGGAAATCCGGAATCACCTCCAGAATACTCTTTGGACAGTTGCTTTGGTTTATGGCTTTTTTAAGCAG GCAACACTCTCTGTGTCTGGACGAGAGTTCAAAGTGGCCCTCATTGCTAGACGTTCTCGTCACTATGCAGGCACCAG GTATCTAAAACGAGGTGTAAATGAGAAAGGTAGAGTTGCTAATGATGTTGAGACAGAACAGATTGTGTTTGAAGATGTTCCAGAAGGGTTTCCCATGCAAATAAGCTCTGTTGTCCAGAACCGAGGCTCAATCCCTCTTTTTTGGTCACAGGAAACTTCACGCTTGAATCTTAAACCAGACATTATAT TGTCAAAGAAGGACCAAAATTATGAAGCTACCAGACttcattttgaaaatcttgTCAGGAGATATGGAAACCccataattattttgaatttaattaag ACACATGAGAAGAAGCCTCGAGAGTCCATTCTTCGTGCAGAGTTTGCTAATGCAATTGAGTTCATTAATAAAGATTTATCTGAGGAGAACCGTCTTAGATTTCTTCATTGGGATCTACACAGACATTCTCGGAG CAAAGCTACAAATGTTTTGCTGCTTCTTGGCAAAGTGGCTGCATATGCACTTACGATTACTGGGTTCTTCTATTGCCAAGTAACTCCAGCCTTGAGGCATGAAGGGAGTCTAAGATGGCATTCCTCCGa GAATATAGACAATGGGGACTTATCTCCTCAGAGGCACTACGACACTGATGATGTGGATGCTGATAACTTTGAGAGGAAACTCAATGGTGGAAAGCATGGTGCTAGTGATGTTGCTAACGGGAATCATTCTGTCAAGGAACCCATGTTCCAAAGGGGAGTGCTCAGGACCAATTGTATTGATTGCCTGGATCGCACAAATGTTGCACAATATGCTTATGGATTAGCAGCTCTTGGACACCAACTTCATGCTCTGGGTGTTATAGACAAGCCAAAGATAGATCTTGATGCTCCTTTAGCAGACAATTTGATGGGATTTTATGAGAGAATGGGTGACACTCTTGCTCACCAATATGGTGGCTCAGCCGCTCACAACAAG ATATTCTCTGAGAGAAGGGGTCAGTGGAAAGCAGCAACTCAGTCCCAAGAATTTTTCAGAACTCTTCAACGGTATTACAGCAATGCTTATATGGATGCAGAGAAACAAGATGCAATTAATGT atttctGGGGCACTTTCAGCCACAACAGGGCAAACCTGCACTTTGGGAACTGGGTTCAGACCAGCACTACGATGCTGTGAGGAATGGACAAACAAATGTGGATGAAGATGGAAG gtCAATTTTCAAACGATCCTTATCAGATGGGAACCTTCTTCGTGATATCAGCTCACCCATATCAGCCACAAATGTGAAGCAGGTGAAAATGTCTCACTCCGCTTTACCTGATCAATCACAAGGAGCAAGCAACTTTCTATCTGAGTCTTCACCAGAAATCTCAACTTGTGGCAGTGATATAGCTTTTTCAAG GTATACTCCTTCAATGCCTAGCAGGCAGCTTTTTGGAGATATGCAAAGAGATCGATGCCTTGAGAGTGATCGTATATACTATTCTGAACATGGTGATTCATCTACCTGCTCAAATTTTGTTGACCTAGACTGGTTATCTTCCTCTGGGAATTCATGTGAGGAAGACCAATTTGAgag GACATCAATGCTCACAAATTCTCCACCTGCTGGGCTCTCATCAGAAAATGTTGTCAATGGAGTGATGGGAGAAACTACCCCATCCACAAGTGAATATGGATACAGCATGAAA AATTCTGAGGTTCTTGAGGACTATTCAGACTGCTTTGTGAGATGGGTGGACCAAGGAGAGGCGCTGTGTCATTGA